ACCAGGAGTAAACAAGATTACAAGAGCTCTGATGAAATAAGATAACATATTAAggataaacataaaacaaaagagTTTAATAGTCGAATAGATTGCTAATACAAGttgaagtttgatttttttttatcctgcaTACATAAAGATACTGAAAAAAGTTACATTTTCTTCCTTGATTAGCCCTATATTTtacattgatattattttttacaagtgCCTTACATCATAAACTTACTTTGATGGTCTAATAAAGTGTACTTCAAGGATACCCATTTTGGATTGGGGAAAGTTgcaatttcaattatttttaatttcctggATTTGCCAAAGTCAACATacaggggccttttatagctgactatgtggtatgggctttgtcattgttgaaggccgtacagtgacctacagttgttaatgtctgtgttattttggtcttttgttgatagttgtctcattggcaatcataccacatcttcttttttatataaaccaatagaaaatttgttattcatcGAAATTACAATTTGGGCTCCTCCTAAAACCACACAATCTACAAAAAGTGGtatcaaatgaataataaagaatCCAAATGAGTTAGAATTCAAGCACATATTAATCGAAAACATAAAGAAAATTCTAgccttttaaaaaattgaaacttcATAAGATTGGTCCCGGATGAATATAATGACTTTCAAAATAATCAATACttacacaaaataaatgatcatccaaatatataatttgacaatatatagatataggaagatgtggtgtgagtgccaatgagacagctctccatccaaatatAGTTCTGAACTATAAAATATGTCTCTTATTTTATATGAACTTCATATAAAATAAGAGACATATTTTTCCTGTAAAATCTTATTCATCAAatgattagtttttttttcaaaaagtaaacaCAAGGACCTTTATTTGTCTTCTGATGAAAACACATAATCTATGTTACTGTTACAAATTACAGCATGAAGgagttatatattatttttaatcataattatctataaaattataagttcTGAAGACTTGTATTTGGAATTGGTTCAAGCAACTAAAAGGGTTCATGAAAATGGAAAcgtttcaactgatttttataatctgtttttaaaaatgttgtgcTATTACACCACTTGCCCCAGTTACAGGAGGGCTGCTGCATCAAGATTGAAAAATGTTGCCTCAACTGAGCAAACCTGTCATAATTTTATAGCAGAAGTTATCTGTATTTGATGTCATTTTCTTGCTCGATTAAGTCATGGAAACTGAATTAATAAATAAGATAACAATAAAACCTCTTCTTCTCACTGGTGGCCAAATATAACAGATTCCCCTGGACTCACCTTCAAAAATCCTTAATGACGACCCTGAGCcattaaattaaagaaattcatCTTTTTAACAACCTAGTTACAAGGAATGgagaataaaaattattcagaactataaattttttttaactgacaACAATCTtaatcaaaacataaacatataatatttgttaaacCATGATAACATCCATTTTGgctaaaatttcattttcattatggTAAATTCACAATATTTACAACCTTTGTACaagtttataattaaaaaaataattgaagcaATACTgtatattcagaaattattgtgtgcactTATTATCcccattttgtcattttttcatgattttgaggaaaatcctgtttaattcatattaaaatatttcaaaatgcaaatttaaatatttgcgaTTTCGTCTCAGTTGCATATTTTGccataataaaaacctcacaataatttctgaatctACAGTTTATCaaggtcaactatatatataaatgtttctattgTACATATTGCACCTATGTCTTTATTgcacaaacacatttaataCACATCTCCTCCAATATACATCCACAGCCTAACAACATAAATATCACAGTCAATTAAGGCAAAAGGTAAGTATAGTTGCCATGGCTTTACAACTTattattctgaaaaaaagacgagaaatatttaataatcaTACATATGGGACACAGGAAAGACAAGATGAAATCTCAACTACAAGAAGAGTCCAGAACGGGGAAAAGCAAGCTAAATTCTAAATTAACCTCGATAATGTGTTAACCTAAGTACCTTCACTGGGTATATGgacttatttatttttgttgttttctcttttatgTCCTATAATGGTTTCTTAATAAAATCTTCAGGTTTGTATTTACATGATCAACACAACCTGAGATTatttgttgctcagtctttggtttctgtttgtttttttcttttttagccatgttaCTGTCagcatattttcaacttatgacttgaatgtccctctggtatcgtttGCATCTCTTCTCAAGACTATAAACCAATCCTGTGTTTACTAATGAGTTATATTGATTGACCAGAAGATTATCGTAAACAATGTCATTGAACAATCAGCTATCACTGTCACATAATAACATAAGCATTTCGGCAGGAAATTTACAGGAAAGTTCATCAAATCAAAAGTCATATAATGCTACTGCATTCAACAAGGGAGAGACACTGTGTCCCTGCCTATCTCCTTTACCTTACCTCAAATAGTCTGGTATCCTTCTCTGACTGCCTTGTTGCTACCCCACTCAACTAGACAGAAACAATAAGTCCCTACAGTTCCTAAGACGACTAGTATTAACAACTGCCACTGTAGTATGAGGTAGTCACTGTAGAAAAAGCCAGCAGCTGCTGCTATGGACTGAAAgaataaataattcatttatttactgAGGGTAACATCATTAGTTGTTAGATACTAATTTCTGGTTTTTTTCTtaggtacaggtgaaccacaaatttgaAACCAATtacaatttttctatattttggaCTTTGAAGCAAAATCAAGAAATTGTATACTCATGAAAAAGCTAGTTTTCTagaattcatgaaattttaGTACATGTAACCGCATTCCAGATTATTGTCATGGATTCTATATAACTACAtcataaaagtaaacttttGAATAGTTTCAGCATGTTTAACACAGATAACATATGtcggttttttgttgttttacaaaaaaaaaagcaggatcCTGTTGATATAGCCTTATGATTTACAATTCGCCATCGTATACATCTAATGTTAATGAATACTTGTTTCCTATATATAGTTTCATGTTTACTTCACAGATGAAGATTGACCAATCAGTtaagtagattttttttgtttatctctATAACAGAGTTGAAACTATAACAAATTTTCAGGTTTTGCAATAGATAATCATAATGgtacaaattcaatttttagGTGAATCAATCAATTTTCtggattttataaattttccgATAATATAAGTTAGGGgtattttaaattcatatacaGTTTGAGGTAAAACCCCAGAAAGTTTCACCACAAAATGCCAGGATGTACGCAAATTTGTGTTGGAAATTTTTCATGCTTATCTCtattaaaattaaagaagatTTTACGTTAAAATACCTTTCATATTTTAGAGtgtattgtaaattcagaaactatTGCAAGAtctttattattgcgaataatgcaaCTTGGTGAGTAttgcaataatatataagaacTCACATTCTGATATCAgatatatgtcatatatatatatatatatatctgtttcCATTTTATCCAGAAACTGTTATATTTAATCTAGTATTTATCTGTGTATATGAGTTgtcttgaaaatttaaataatttctatATTAGCATTATAAATATGAGGGTAGTAATGCCCTTTAAGGTCAGGCTTCAAACAGTCATTTTCGTCTACTGTTAGcgtcaaattaattttaaaagtttactctgattcatcaaaatatccttattgtgattttttttatcaaaaaattattttaacgtAATTCGTCAAAAGCAGTCGATGTTTTAATCGTCTTAATAAAGCGTACATTTTATTGTCAAACTCCAGATATTATAGTCAATATCTTGTGGTAAGAATCTTTACTGTTATTCATCATGAAGATACCCCCATTACCAATATTGCAAGTTGAAAAACTTACTTGTACAAATTTAAATAAGGCAAAAGCAGGAGAGCTGTCTTCTGGAAACATGAAGCCAAGTATGGAATAAAGCTAAAAaggaaatgtaaaaaagtgaTAAATGCAATTGATTGGTTTTGTCATTACAGTGCATTGTGGAATTAAACGTAAGGACCATCTCAAAACACCATATAATCAAATCAATATGGTTGCATTAAgtatttgtttgatattaaaactgtttcaaactatttacattgtatccatattttcttttgtttatctttCATTAAAGTAGGTCTGGAAAGggctgaaaaaaatattttgaaacggTCCTTAAGTGAGACTCAGCTTTTATGTGTAAAAACTGATAACTtacttgaataaaataaaataatgcaaaagGTGGTGAACTGTCTTCTGCATACTTATTCATTAGTAaagaaaatatctaaaattagAAAAGTGCTCAGATTCTGAACAGGAAATGATAGCAAATCATCTTAAGGAaatcttaaaacatatttaaaaataaaaaagccaaaaatagagaaaatttaTCTTTGTTATCAATGAAAGGACATGTGGAGATACTCAGATGAGACCTGGTGACTCAAGTAATCAAAAGATGTAAAGAGGGGAAAATTCCTGCTATAGCCTTTAATATACAGCAGTCTATTCAATATATCAAACTCACAAATCTATTATTTAAcatgaacaataaaaaaaaactgtcattaacaaatatatattttcctttCAATGTGATTACAGTATGAAATATTGTGTTTCTTACCTGAGTATTAAAACTACTGTCTCCAAAACCCAGTAGAAACGAACACAAAATGGCAatatatttactgaaataaattgaacattataaaatgaattaaaaataaattttgccatttgatttatttttacatgttatgTAAATGAGATGCAGACTGATTGAGCAAATGAAATCACTTAAAAAAAGAATGGATGACGACAAATGTATGTGAAATTGCTATGTATTGATaagtttaaatgaatttaaagaatcttcaattattcttttaaaattttccaagTCAGAAATTATTCATTCACTATAATAGCTTAAACTGTTTGAAGGTATTTCAAACATGATTATAAAGTGTTCTCAATGAAGAATTGAGGATGTTTAATTCAGCAACATTCTGTACATGCCTGTCcgaaatcaggagcctgtaattcaaaagttgtcaaattgttattgtttatcatatttgttttccatcttgttttttacataaaaaccagtcttttattttttttagcttgAACTGTtctacatttgtcatttcatggcCTTTTAATCATAAACTTACTTTGATACTAAATATGTAGCTTCGTTTGATAACTTTAATGGCGATTCACTTGGAAGGTTTATAAATATCAGAAAAAAGGCAGCCATATGTAGAACATATCCTAATACCACTATTGGATCTCTACCATGTCTGTTTGTCCTCTTTccaaataaaccaaatataCCTCCAcctgaagaaaaatattttaaattgaatttttctgattatctccccttccatattggtaaaatatttaatttatagatataagatgaCAAATTTCTATGGTTTCTCTTATTTCTGTACCCatgaaaatcaatgaaatttggtattaagatacaagaagatgtggtatgagtgccgatgagacaactttcAATAAAAGTCACAGTTTGTATCAGTAATCCATTATTGGTCAAAGTATGTACCATGAGACCAAGGTATAGATTTCAGTAGCCATATTTACATCAGTATTCTGACACAAATGTTTACAAATGCATCTTGTGTTCAGTTTCTTATTAAATCTCTTTGAGCCATATGTAACAACATTGTAATGTTTCTGTtttgtataatattgttttacatcATTATTTGTATTATGACTTTTCAAGAATAAAAAAGTTTGATGCTTGGTGGAATTGTATTCTTTCtcttttctctttctttttttaaggtGGAAAGGAGGGTGAAATAGGAGTcaacttgttttaaaaagtagAGAAAGGACACAAAAATTCAACAATGTTTCCATTtgaaagattgattgattgttggttgcttaacctccagtggcaaatatttcatgcatattcaggacgagaacaagttcacaataaatacaatatgtaggTTGATaaaatagaggccatctgggatgatggtcagagaaatttggactgccaccggaataGGAgagtatattggatagggacagaaattttgccttgcaacaggccacctacggacccctcaaagagttgttccAAGGGTTCTTAAAGTGCAAAGAACGTGGCattctctttacacgaggcatcggatttaacgtcccccttctgaccagacgtgactgcgaacttgatacatcccgcacagccaaacggacgcccctcttcggcaagcgttttactgccggtcgggagaagaccaagtgaccatatttctataccccagtcacccttttTTGAAAGAAGCATAACTTTAAAACAGTTAAAGTGACACTACAACAATTCAAACTTGATTTTGtattgtggtaataagcattgtgaataagtttcataaaatttggttaaggcaaactaaagttagagaacggaaacttTTGGATGTACAGATGTATGGACGGACAGATGGACAAGTGTAAAACTCAAAGCCCTCTCTGCCGTATCGGGGGCATTAATATGGGTAGTGgggttttaaatttgattgaacAATACAGATGTATACTAACCCAGAATTTCCCCAGCACCAATAAACATGCCAGAAATTCCCAGCAGGCCTTTTGCTTCATTTCCAAAATGTGcattatttgatatacatgttcCATATACACCACTAAAAAATGTCAGTTCTATTCCTAAAATAAGATAAACAATGTTAACTTTCCCTTCACTCTTTCCATAAAGTGCATTACGTCCCATTTACATAATTATACtggtttaaacttttaaaatttaaaagtcaatACTTCAAACAGTATCTTTTTAGAAAAGTTTaagtttctttttaatatcCTTTTTTTCAGCTTGTGtctgttttgaaaacttaattCCAGTATAATcttgaaataattacaaaaatgcatacaaatataaCTTTAAACAGAATAGACACACAGTGTATTATTGACAAAATCACCCAAAATATTCCTTTAAATTATATGTGGAAGGGTCAGAAGGGAAGTTTAATTATTGAATGGTGGTTCATGGGTATTTTTTCTGTATGCGTTTATAACCATgatgatacaaaattatctaaagAATTGTTCTTGGTTGTATGGATATTTTGAAAGTCCCTTCCTACCCTTCCACATACATTTTAATAGAATAACCCTAACAAGACATCAAAGTATTTTCTTGCAGCATACCcaaaacaaatggaagtttatTAATATCTATGAAATGTATCAATAactaagaaattttaatatgtataccaataaaattatgaaatttattAATACATCTGAAAGTTATTAATGCATATGAACGTTATTACAGTGTAACTTGACTGAGTGTGTAACCCGACACACTGGGAAACCAGAAAGAAATGTTGGATTAAGCAGGGTGTTTAAtactcatgttttttttcaaggaTATGCATATTTTGTGACCAAGAAAATGTGTCCGTTAAAGCAGGATGTTGGATTACTCAGGCATCTGATTAGGTAGGTTGCACTGTAACAGTGAACAATAGAAAATTTTGGATGTATTTTTCTGTCTAGCCTTCATGTTTTACCCAATTTCCGTGTCAAATGTTAGATAGACATACAATTTTCTCAATAAAAAGGTGCAGTTTTAATGTCTGTccagtttaaaattaaaaatatctacACCGCCTCTTTATACTAACCTGTGTAAAATATTGCTACACTTAGCAATAACATTTCTCTGGTCTTTAATAAGTGAAATGATCTGACTGAAAGagaaaagacaaaaatcaataaaatttattttcaatcaataTTTAACCTTAAAATAGGCATTCAGGGACTGTACTATACAACATTGAGTCATAAGTCAAACTTTATTTCACAGTACATGCCATGTCAGCCATTTTGGATGtctgaaaaacataaatatcctTTCAGTTATGTTGTGAAAATTTGTATCATGTTCATTGTTcaacactttttttatattcgagGTGTATTCACAGCTAAGTTCAGGCAAATGTTTTGAGGTTTCTGAGATTTTATACATTCTTCTTATATCCACAGTCTCTTTTGTTCGATTTTACAAGTTGGGCTAACGTCAGGCAATGCCTAAAGGCACTGTTTGGGATGAAAAGGTTAagtttcaaaagtttaaaacaatcaaaattataagaaatcatcttattcatgtttattatgtaaatgtatACTTGATCTCTGCCTAAATGCATGTACACAAAACATATACTTTTGGAAAATGATTCAAAATGTTGTTATCAAATTGTAAAGTTCACcatatttaaggtggtacccaacactttcactaaaattaatttaactcgtttaattttcataaaatgttggcaatgtatttactttaaccctttaacaaaaatataaaaacttcaaaaattttgaaccaaccgttttgtcagaaaaattacactggttatatagtagtttgacaaacaccaattttaatcattgagaagcttaatattcccttaagaacacaatgtaattaaaatgtttagctaATCTTACAGAGTtttctccctgtagtgttaggtaccaccttaactacattaagattttttttaattttacctaTTGTTACAAAAACTTACCTATTGACTGCAGTGGGCTATCTTTTTTGTTAGTCTTActaaaaagaaaagttaaatctaactgaattttaaaaaaaaatatatcaacattcGTTACTTTATGTTGACAATCAAAATTTATTCTGATACTAATTTCATTTAGTTCTGCACTGTCAATTTAAACACCTTAGAAAAAAATTGAGttacaatatatttcaaac
The genomic region above belongs to Mytilus trossulus isolate FHL-02 chromosome 7, PNRI_Mtr1.1.1.hap1, whole genome shotgun sequence and contains:
- the LOC134724481 gene encoding UNC93-like protein MFSD11, whose translation is MAAEFDIRLYNIVMLGIAFMLLFTAFQTSSMAEQSVISSAKADSKGSFNGDGYTSLCIIYVVFSLGNWIAPPVVDAIGPKITMLIGAVMYCLFILQFLKPMTWALYLGSVLVGFGAAILWTAQGNFLTINSDSDTVARNSGIFWALLQCSLLFGNIYSYFVLKGSANITSGERTKLYTALSGAAVAGTLCFLFLRNKRTSDVNDLVNLPKSAESSEPSLNTESSLNIDKTNKKDSPLQSIVRSFHLLKTREMLLLSVAIFYTGIELTFFSGVYGTCISNNAHFGNEAKGLLGISGMFIGAGEILGGGIFGLFGKRTNRHGRDPIVVLGYVLHMAAFFLIFINLPSESPLKLSNEATYLVSNKYIAILCSFLLGFGDSSFNTQLYSILGFMFPEDSSPAFALFKFVQSIAAAAGFFYSDYLILQWQLLILVVLGTVGTYCFCLVEWGSNKAVREGYQTI